A DNA window from Parabacteroides johnsonii DSM 18315 contains the following coding sequences:
- a CDS encoding LutC/YkgG family protein, translating into MSSKNDILSAIRRHTGKRYDMPELTLDAITYEDKITQFTDSLKAAGGQAVLMQPGDDINDIIRRHFPDATRIASNLPGITCATFNPDDLDDPRELDNTDLAVVEGHFGVAENGAVWITRGVKHKALYFISNSLVMLIDRSSIVNNMHEAYKRTENMTYDFGAFISGPSKTADIEQALVLGAHGPVGVLVVLR; encoded by the coding sequence ATGAGTAGTAAAAACGATATATTATCTGCTATCCGTCGCCACACCGGCAAACGTTACGACATGCCGGAACTGACGCTGGATGCCATCACTTACGAAGATAAAATCACCCAATTTACCGACTCCCTGAAAGCTGCCGGGGGGCAAGCTGTCCTGATGCAGCCTGGCGACGATATCAACGATATCATCCGCCGCCATTTTCCTGATGCAACCCGGATTGCTTCCAATCTGCCCGGTATCACCTGTGCCACCTTCAATCCGGACGACCTCGACGATCCCCGCGAGTTGGACAATACTGACCTTGCCGTCGTGGAGGGCCATTTCGGTGTAGCCGAGAACGGGGCTGTCTGGATTACCCGCGGGGTGAAGCACAAGGCATTGTATTTTATCTCCAACAGCTTGGTCATGCTGATAGATCGTAGTTCGATCGTGAACAACATGCACGAGGCCTATAAGCGAACGGAAAACATGACATACGATTTCGGCGCTTTCATCTCAGGCCCATCCAAAACAGCCGATATCGAACAGGCGCTTGTATTGGGGGCACACGGCCCGGTCGGGGTGCTGGTGGTGTTGAGATAG
- a CDS encoding lactate utilization protein B has protein sequence MSTKHSKAAARFIGNRKQEAWHDETLWMVRAKRDKMSHSLPEWERLRELACDIKLYSNSHLDTLLEEFEKNATANGAIVHWAKDAAEHNAIVAEILRQHKAHTLIKSKSMLTEECGMNDFLFGNGYDIIESDLGERILQWMKLHPSHIVMPAIHIKRQEVGEMMERVLGTEKGNSDPTYLTHAVRKNMREKFLTADVAMTGANFAVASTGEIVVCTNEGNADMGTSFPNVHIATFGMEKIVPDRESLGVFTRLLARSGTGQPITSYTSHYCKPKEGGEFHIIIVDNGRSDILARPDHIRTLNCIRCGECMNTCPVYRRSGGYSYTYFIPGPIGINLGMLKDPVKYSDNVSACSLCLSCSNVCPVKIDLGEQIYRWRQDLDKIGKASTEKKIMSGGMKFLMERPKLFNAALKFAPVANKMPRFMIYNALNAWGKGRELPVFAKQSFNEMWKSNKIK, from the coding sequence TTCGCTTCCCGAATGGGAACGCTTGCGCGAACTGGCTTGTGATATCAAACTTTATTCGAACAGTCATTTGGATACCCTTTTGGAGGAGTTCGAGAAGAACGCCACGGCTAATGGGGCAATCGTCCATTGGGCGAAAGATGCGGCGGAACATAATGCGATTGTCGCTGAAATCCTGAGGCAACATAAGGCGCATACGCTGATAAAGAGTAAATCTATGTTGACCGAAGAGTGTGGCATGAACGATTTCTTGTTCGGAAACGGCTACGATATAATTGAGAGCGACCTCGGTGAACGTATACTTCAATGGATGAAACTTCATCCCAGCCATATCGTGATGCCCGCTATCCATATCAAGCGGCAGGAGGTAGGCGAGATGATGGAGCGCGTGTTAGGTACGGAAAAAGGAAACTCAGACCCGACCTATCTGACGCATGCCGTCCGCAAAAATATGCGCGAGAAGTTCCTGACAGCCGATGTCGCTATGACGGGAGCTAACTTTGCAGTCGCTTCGACTGGTGAGATAGTGGTTTGTACCAATGAAGGGAATGCAGATATGGGAACTTCTTTCCCGAATGTCCACATTGCGACGTTCGGAATGGAGAAGATCGTTCCGGATCGGGAGTCGTTAGGTGTCTTTACTCGTCTGCTGGCACGCTCCGGCACGGGGCAGCCGATCACTTCTTATACTTCTCACTATTGTAAGCCGAAAGAAGGGGGAGAGTTTCATATCATTATAGTCGATAATGGGCGGAGCGATATCCTGGCGCGTCCTGATCATATCCGTACTCTGAACTGCATCCGTTGTGGCGAGTGTATGAATACCTGTCCGGTCTATCGTCGTAGCGGTGGCTATTCTTATACCTATTTTATACCCGGACCGATCGGGATCAACTTGGGGATGCTAAAAGATCCGGTGAAATATTCGGACAATGTTTCCGCCTGCTCGCTGTGCCTCTCTTGCTCGAATGTCTGCCCGGTCAAGATTGATCTCGGCGAACAGATTTACCGCTGGCGCCAGGATTTGGATAAGATTGGAAAAGCGAGCACAGAGAAGAAGATTATGTCCGGCGGCATGAAGTTCTTGATGGAACGCCCGAAGCTGTTCAATGCGGCTTTGAAGTTTGCCCCGGTGGCCAATAAGATGCCTCGTTTTATGATCTACAACGCTCTGAATGCATGGGGAAAGGGTCGTGAACTGCCGGTTTTTGCCAAACAGTCGTTCAATGAAATGTGGAAAAGTAACAAGATAAAATAA